DNA sequence from the Pseudomonas tritici genome:
TCCGGCGAATCAACTGTCGAAGGCATTTTTAAGCCAGTTCAGATCAGCCTGACCAGACGGCGTGCTTTCTATGGCAACCACATCGAAACGGCAGGGGGCGTCGGCCCAGCGATGCTCTTTTTGCAGGAAAAACTGCGCTGCGAGTATCAGTTTCTGACGCTTGCGCCCGTCGATACTGGCGAGTGCGCCACCCCATTGTGCGTGTTTTCTGTAGCGGACTTCGACGAATACTACTGTATCGCCGTCAAGCATGACCAGATCAAGCTCGCCGCGTTTGCACAACCAGTTCTGCGCCAGGAGGCGCAGACCCTGCTGTTGCAAGTGTTTCAGTGCTTGAAGTTCGGCGTCCTTGCCGCTTTGTGCGCTGGACCGCTCGGGCATCAGCGCGGGGTGTCCGGCAGGCGCTGGATCTCGCCACCGACGAACTTGGCCCATGGCATCTGACGATCAACGCGCTGGTTGGTGCTGATGCCCAGGTTGCCCGAAAGGCCGTCAATACGGGTATCCGGCAGTGCCTTGAGCTGGCCCAGGCGCGGCGCCAGGCGGTAGGCATCGACGCCCATCGCGTACAGGCGACCCAGGCTGCCATTGGCTTGCGGCCATTGGGCAGCAACCTGGTTGCGCAGCGGATCGGTGGTGTTAAGCAGCCAAGGGGTTTCGCAGAACATCACGTTAGTCATGTCCAGGTACTGGTTCTTGTCGCCGCTGGCACTGAACACATGGGACGTGGCGTACACCGGCACATCACCGGCGTATTGGAAGTTCAGGGTCGGCTTGATCTGCTGGGCCAGCTGCGGGGTCACGGCCAGGAAGATGAACTCGATGTCCTGGCGACGCGAGGGTTGCGCGGCGACGTCGGTGCCGACGGTGCTTTGCAGGCTCTTGGCGCGGCCTTCGCTTTTACGCAGTTGGAACAGGTCGGCAATTTGCTGGGCGAGGGCGACTGGCTGGTCGACATACTCGACACCCATCACCGTGCCGCCATTGGCTTCCCAATCCTGGCGGAAGGCCTTGTAGACACGTTCGCCCCACTCACCACGCGGCACCATCGCCGCAGCGCGATGCAGGCCGTCGGCCCGTGCGCGGCGCGACACTTCGCGGGCTTCGTCTTCAGCAGCCAGGCCAAACTGGAACAGCTGCGGCGGGCCTTGGTCAGTCTCGCTGTAGTTCAGCGCCAGGGTGGTAATCGGCAACTGCGGACGTGCGCTGAGTTGTTTGACCAGTGGTTTTTCCAGCGGACCGACCACCAGTTGCACGCCGGCGGCCTGGGCCTTGGCGTAGAACTCATCAATGGACGTCAGACGCGAGCTGTCATAGAACTCGATGACCGGCGGCTTCTGCCCGGCTTGTTCAGCCTGGTAGTGCGCAGCCATGAAGCCCTCGCGTAGTGCTTTGCCGACGGCGGCCAGCGGGCCGTCTTGTGGCAGCAGCAGGGCAATTTTGGTCAGGGGCTGGCTGGCCAGCTCCTTGAGTTTGGTCAGCGGCGACGGCAGTTGCACGGC
Encoded proteins:
- a CDS encoding YraN family protein — its product is MPERSSAQSGKDAELQALKHLQQQGLRLLAQNWLCKRGELDLVMLDGDTVVFVEVRYRKHAQWGGALASIDGRKRQKLILAAQFFLQKEHRWADAPCRFDVVAIESTPSGQADLNWLKNAFDS
- a CDS encoding penicillin-binding protein activator — its product is MIACLRLLSALCLAALLAACASSPSSSLGDLPRTPDASIEQLLEQATTANTPEKAAMLRLSAADMAYKQNNPGRSAQILAQVPLDVLKPAPQVFASTLAAELAMARNQPKAALTALNHPSLQSLKDLPPEQQIRTGSVHARAYEADGQTLAAARERVAMAPLLTGDAANSNHEAIWALIAALPAEQLQASGNPVLGGWITLAQSVKGAGTLEQQQAAIDTWRAQNPGHPAAVQLPSPLTKLKELASQPLTKIALLLPQDGPLAAVGKALREGFMAAHYQAEQAGQKPPVIEFYDSSRLTSIDEFYAKAQAAGVQLVVGPLEKPLVKQLSARPQLPITTLALNYSETDQGPPQLFQFGLAAEDEAREVSRRARADGLHRAAAMVPRGEWGERVYKAFRQDWEANGGTVMGVEYVDQPVALAQQIADLFQLRKSEGRAKSLQSTVGTDVAAQPSRRQDIEFIFLAVTPQLAQQIKPTLNFQYAGDVPVYATSHVFSASGDKNQYLDMTNVMFCETPWLLNTTDPLRNQVAAQWPQANGSLGRLYAMGVDAYRLAPRLGQLKALPDTRIDGLSGNLGISTNQRVDRQMPWAKFVGGEIQRLPDTPR